The bacterium genomic sequence GGCAGCCGCGCGGCGCCCTCGAGCACGGCCTGGTAGCCGGCGACGGTGGCCATGGAGCTGAGCACGTCCATGCTCTGGGCGCGGGTGATGCGCGGCACCAGTTCGAGGGAGAAGGCGGTCAGGCCCTTGTCGGCCATGGCCCGCGTCCCCGCGGGGTTGCCGAGGGGATCCTGCATGCCCACGACCACCTGGCCCGGACGCAGCGCGTCCAGACCGGCTTCGGTGCCGTCGACGCCCGGACCGTTGATCTGCAGGACGACGTCCGCCCGGGCGAACAGGTCGTCCCGGGACACGGCGGCGGCGCCCTTGCCCGTGTACTCGGCCGTGGGGTAGCCGGCCGCGTCGCCGGCCCCCTCCTCGACCAGGATCTCGAGCCCCGCCTTCACCAGCGGCGGAACGGAGGCCGGGACCAGCGCCACCCGCCGCTCGCCCGCACGCCGCTCCCCTGCGATGCCTATAATCATGTTCACTCCCGACAACGAGGTTGCGGGGTCCCGCTCCGCCCGGCTTCCGGAGCCGGGACCGCACAAGGCCCCATCATGACGCCCCCATACTAGATTCGGACCGGGATCTGGTCAACGCCTTCATTTTCAATATCCTATGGTTGTCCCGGGCCCCACGCGCCCAGAATGCAAAACCGGCACGCCCTTGGTTAGGTTTTTGTTAGTCGATCGGAAATCTTTGAGATTCGAGACCTGATATGATATCATCTTCCTGTCAAACGCACCGGGCCCGCATCTCGAGAAGGGTCTGGTGACGTGTGCATCGCTCGAAAATGGGCCGGCGCATCGGCCCGGACCAACACCACTCTGATTGGGGAGAACCACCATGAAGAAACTGCTCCTGACTTTCGCGATCCTGCTCATGGCCAGTCCTGCGGCCGCCCAGCTGATCATCACCGGCGTCATGGACGGCCCCCTGAGCGGCGGCGTGCCGAAGCTCGTGGAGCTGTACGCGTGCGACGACATCCCGGACCTCTCGATCTACGGCCTGGGCTGCGCCAACAACGGCGGCGGCACCGACGGCGTCGAGTTCACCTTCCCCGCGGACGCCATGGGCGCCGGCACCTACATCTACGTGGAGAGCCTCGCCGCCACCAACCCGACCGCCTTCTTCGACTACATGGGCTTCAGCCCGAACTACGACGGCGGCTTCGCGGTCGGCACCAACGGTGACGACGCCATCGAGCTGTTCTACGTCGGCGGCACCGAGCCCGTCGTGGTCGACGTCTTCGGCGACATCAATGCCGACGGCACCGGCCTGGGCTGGGACTACCTGGACGGCTGGGTCAAGCGCATCAGCGGCACCGGCCCGGACGGCAGCACCTTCGTCGAGAGCAACTGGACCTACAGCGGCGCCAACGCCAACGACGGCTGCCTGACCAACGACACCTGCACCTCGGTCTTCCCCGTGGGCGGCTACACCTGCAACCCCGTCGTCGGCGTGGAGCAGGGCACCTGGGGCGCCGTGAAGTCGCTGTTCAAGTAGACCACGACCCTTCGCCTCACCGTCTCCGGACGGCCGACCCCCGCGGCGCCTCGCCGCGGGGGTCTTCTCGTCTGGACGGGTTCGCCGATCAAGAATACAATATCCGTATGGAATCCTCGAATCGTCCCGAGATCACCCGTCTGCTGCAGGAGTTCAATCCCCGGCTGACGGTGGCGCCCCAGGTGCAGGAACGGCTCCTGGAGCTGGTCTACGCCGAGTTGAAGGCCACGGCGCGCGGCCTCATGTCCCGCGAGCGGGTCGAGCACACGCTGCAGCCCACGGCCCTGGTCCACGAGGCCTGGCTGAAGCTCTTCCGCGGCGACGAGATGCAGTGGAACGACCGCACCCACTTCCTGGGCATCGCGGCCCGCTGCATGCGCCAGGTGCTGGTCGACCACGCCCGGGCCCACGGCGCGACCAAGCGGGGCGGCGACTTCCACCAGGTCACCCTCGACGAGGGGCTGCTCGCCGGGCCCAACCGGGAACTCGAGCTCCTCGACCTCGACGCCTGCCTCGATCGCCTCGCCGAGCTCGACGAGCGGGCGGCCCAGGTGGCCGAGATGCGCATCTTCGGCGGCCTGACCATCGCCGAGATCGCCCACAACCTGAACGTCTCCAAGCGCACCATCGACGGGGACTGGTCCATGGCCCGCCTCTGGCTGACCCGCGAGCTCGAAGGGGGCTGACGTGGACCCCCGTCTCTTCCGGGAGGCCAAGGAGCTCCTCCTGGAGGCCCTCGACCAGCCCGCCGACTCCCGCGCCGAGTTCATCCGCACCCGCTGCCCCGGTCGCCCGGACCTCGAAGCCGAGGTGCTCAGCCTGCTGTCCCGCGAGGACTCGGTGGCGCCCCTGGTCGGCGAGGGCGTGGTCCGCTTCGCCGCCGGCATGCCCGAGCGCATCGGGCCCTTCGAGATCGTCGACGTGCTCGGCGAGGGCGGCATGGGCGTGGTCTACCGCGGGCGCCAGACCGAACCCATCCGGCGGGACGTGGCGGTCAAGGTCCTCCACGCCGGACTCGACACCGCCCGCATCATCGAGCGGTTCAGCTGGGAGCGCCGCTCGCTCGCGCGCATGAACCACCCGAACATCGCGCGCATCCTCGACGCCGGCTCGGACGACGGCCGGCCGTACGTGGCCCTCGAGCTGGTCGAGGGCACGCCGATCACCGTCTGGTGCCGCGAGAACCACGCCGACCGCGACCGCCGCCTGGCCCTGGTCGAGAAGGTGGGCCAGGCCGTGCAGCACGCCCACGACCGCGGCATCCTGCACCGCGACCTCAAGCCGGGCAACATCCTGGTGCGCGAGGTCGACGGCGAGCCGGCGCCGTGCGTCATCGATTTCGGCATCGCCAAGGCCCTCGACCCCGACGCCACCTCCCCCGAACTCACCGTGGAGGGGCAACGCATCGGCACGCCGGCCTACATGAGCCCGGAGCAGCTCGCCGGCCGGGTCGACGAGGTCGACGTGCGCACGGACGTCTACGCCCTCGGCGTGATCCTCTACGAACTGATGGCCGACAAGCGGCCCTGGGACGACGACCACCTCGTCGGCAGCCTCGACCGCGACGACCCGCCCCCCCCGAGCCGGCGTTCCGGCCGGCGCGAGCTGCGCGGCGACCTGGACAACATCTGCCTGCAGGCCATCCGGCCCGAGAAGGAGGGGCGCTACGCCTCGGCCGGCGCCCTGGCCGAGGACCTCCGCCGGCGGCGCGAGGGCCGGCCCGTCGCCGCGACCCCCGGCAGTTGGCGCTACCGCTTCGGCAAGACGACGCGGCGCCATCCGGTGGTTTCCACGGCGATCGCCGCGTCGGTCGCCTTCCTCGTGGCCGGCGTGTTCTTCCTCGCCTACCACGCGCGCCGCCTCGACGCCGAACGCGACCGGGCCCTGCTGGCCGAGTCGCGGGCGCGGCAGGAGGCGGCGGCCGCCGAGGAGATCGCCACCTTCCTCGAGGAGCTCTTCGTGGCGATGGATCCGGTCGAGGAGGGGCGCACGCCCACCTCGGCCCTCGAGATCCTCGACAAGGGCGCCGCCCGCCTCGAGACCGACCTCGCCGACCAGGCCGCCAACCGCGGGCGCCTGTGGGGCGTCATGGGCCGGGTGAACCAGAACATCGCCCGCCACGAACTGGCCGAGCAGCAACTGCGCAAGGGCCTGGCCGCCTTCGCCGAGGACCCCGACTCCCTCGCGACCCTGCCGCGCCGCGCCGACCTGCAGCGCATGCTCGCCATCTGCCTGCACGACCTCGGGCGCTACGTCGAGTCGGAGACGGCCTTCCGCCACGCCCTTGCCATGCACCGCCGCGTCGACGCCGAGGTCGACGTCGAGGAGGTGCAGCTGATCACCGACCTCGCCACCGCGGTGCAGGCCCGGGGCCGGAAGGACGACGCCCTCGTCCTGCTGCGGGAGGCCATCGAGATGGCCGAAGACCTGGGCCCGGACGGCCTGTCCGAGGTGGCCTACATCCGCAACATCCGGGGCTACATCCAGTACCAGCGCGGCCGCTACCGCGAGGCCCTCGACGACATGGTCGCGGCCCTCGCGGCCCAGCGCGGCATCTACGACGGCGACAGCATCGATCTCGTCGGCTCGCTCAACAATGTCGGGGGCATGATGCTCGAACTCGAGCGGTACGACGAGGCCCGGGCCTACATCGAAGAGACCCTCGCCCTGCTCGGCCGCATCTACGAGGGCGAGGACCACCCCTCCATCTCGCGCGCCAAGCTGCACCTGGCCCGCATCGCCCTGGCGCGGGGCGACACGGCGACGGCCGTCGCCGGCTTCGAGGAGAGCGCCGCCCTGATGCGCGACCAGCTCGGTCCGGACAACCCCTACACATGGAGCTCGGCCAGCGGCCTGGCCACGGCCCGCACCTGCCAGGGGCGCATGGACGAGGCCCGCGCCATCTACGGGGACATCCTCGGGCGTTGGCTCGAAAGTCGCGGGCCGGACTACTTCCGCACGCGCCTGTGCCGCGAACGCTACGCGGCCTTCCTGCTGCGCGACGGTGACGCCGCGGCGGCCCGCGAGCAGCTGCAGCTCGTCATCGACTCGTACCTGGAGCAGGGAGAGACCGAACACGACCGCCTGGCGGTGGTCCGGCTGGAGATGGCCGAGGTGATGCTCGTCCAGGGCGACGACCGGGACGCCGGGACCATGGTGGCCACGGCGATGCCGCGTCTCGAGCGCATCTTCGGCCCCGGATCGGACATGGTCGCCCGGGCCCGCCGCGTCGCCGCCGCCGTCGCGCCGTGAGCGGCGCGGGCTAGCCGGTCGCCAGTCCCACCACGAACACCGCCGTCCACAGGACCGTCCGGGGCCAGTTGGTGCGCACGAGCAGGGCCGCCGCCCCGAGGGGATCCTGTCCCGCCGCCAGGCGCCGATGCAGCGCCACCGAGAACTTGAAGGTCACCCCCCACGCCAGCAGCGCGAGGGCCGCCATGGCCGTGGCCGCCGGCTCGCCGCGCAGGACGCCCGGCGCGAGCAGCGCCAGCTGTCCGAGCATCAGCGGCACGACGAAGAAGGAGATGGCGCGGGTGTAGCGCGCGTGCCAGACAAGGAGGCGATCGACGGGAAGGTAGGCGAACGACGGGTAGATGATCACCTGCACGAGCCAGATCACCACCGCCATGGCGCCGTTGACCAGGTCGAGCCAGGAAGGCGCGGGCAGGACATCGGGGGCGGGCATCACGCCCGCCCCGCTTCGGCCCCGCGCCCGGGGCGCCGACCGTGGTGCGCCCCCGCCCAGCGGCCCACTAGAGCGGCCTGCACGCCTTCTGCAGCCAGTCGCGATGCTCCTTGTCCAGGCTCGAGGCCAGCTCCCGGTAGCAGCGTTTGTGGTAGAGGTTGA encodes the following:
- a CDS encoding RNA polymerase subunit sigma-70; translation: MESSNRPEITRLLQEFNPRLTVAPQVQERLLELVYAELKATARGLMSRERVEHTLQPTALVHEAWLKLFRGDEMQWNDRTHFLGIAARCMRQVLVDHARAHGATKRGGDFHQVTLDEGLLAGPNRELELLDLDACLDRLAELDERAAQVAEMRIFGGLTIAEIAHNLNVSKRTIDGDWSMARLWLTRELEGG
- a CDS encoding serine/threonine protein kinase encodes the protein MDPRLFREAKELLLEALDQPADSRAEFIRTRCPGRPDLEAEVLSLLSREDSVAPLVGEGVVRFAAGMPERIGPFEIVDVLGEGGMGVVYRGRQTEPIRRDVAVKVLHAGLDTARIIERFSWERRSLARMNHPNIARILDAGSDDGRPYVALELVEGTPITVWCRENHADRDRRLALVEKVGQAVQHAHDRGILHRDLKPGNILVREVDGEPAPCVIDFGIAKALDPDATSPELTVEGQRIGTPAYMSPEQLAGRVDEVDVRTDVYALGVILYELMADKRPWDDDHLVGSLDRDDPPPPSRRSGRRELRGDLDNICLQAIRPEKEGRYASAGALAEDLRRRREGRPVAATPGSWRYRFGKTTRRHPVVSTAIAASVAFLVAGVFFLAYHARRLDAERDRALLAESRARQEAAAAEEIATFLEELFVAMDPVEEGRTPTSALEILDKGAARLETDLADQAANRGRLWGVMGRVNQNIARHELAEQQLRKGLAAFAEDPDSLATLPRRADLQRMLAICLHDLGRYVESETAFRHALAMHRRVDAEVDVEEVQLITDLATAVQARGRKDDALVLLREAIEMAEDLGPDGLSEVAYIRNIRGYIQYQRGRYREALDDMVAALAAQRGIYDGDSIDLVGSLNNVGGMMLELERYDEARAYIEETLALLGRIYEGEDHPSISRAKLHLARIALARGDTATAVAGFEESAALMRDQLGPDNPYTWSSASGLATARTCQGRMDEARAIYGDILGRWLESRGPDYFRTRLCRERYAAFLLRDGDAAAAREQLQLVIDSYLEQGETEHDRLAVVRLEMAEVMLVQGDDRDAGTMVATAMPRLERIFGPGSDMVARARRVAAAVAP